The region GCGAGAGAAATTTATACTTTAGGAGATTACCTAGGCCGTTTCTGTCACCGCAACCGTACACGATGGCCGGTCTGAGTATGGTGTATTTCAAATCTGGTATATTCTTCAATTCGTGTTCCACTTGTAACttgtattttgaaacaaaCGTCCACGGTTCTCCAGCATCGTCCTCTTTGTGAGGAGTCTACGCGACATTGCACAATGATCAATCCTAAATCCATATTTGCGTTAAAGTATACGTCATTTAGAGGGATACCTTGTCGGAAGTGCTAAGATTGCCAGAAGATATCTCCACGTAACGCAGGGCTCCAATCTTGGCCGCTTGCTGGGCGCAGTTTAGGCTCAATTTGTAAATACCCTCTTTATACACTGGATCCGTGAGACCACTCTTCGTTTCCCCGGCGCAATTGAACACATAATCGATAGGCTCGTCAGAGGAAAACGCGTTTTGGCAGGATACTTTGGTGGGTcaacaaaaatgaaaatcccTTTACACATTACAGTCTACAATGTCTACATCATAGTTTTTACATGACTGAATGAGGCGTATCagtgattatatatgaaatatgtgaatattattaaatatagagaacaagtaaaataataaatataaaaaaggaaaagtcAACTCTTGTTCTCACAGGTATTAGGACCTGAAAAATCctttctctttaaattttacagcTGCAATCAATAAGATTCCCGTTCTTCGATGCGTTCTTTGGTTTGGGTTTACGCGTTTACCTTTAATTAGACATTACCTATGTTAATCAAGTTGGCGCTTTTGAACTCGAGCAGAGGGTGCTCGAACACCCGCTGGTGCTTCGCGTTGAGCCACGCCGTCTGCGGCGGTACCTTGTCCACGACCCGCACGTAGGATACCAGATCGTTGTCCAGCAAATATTCCACGAGGTTGCGGCCGATGAAACCGCATCCTGCAAACCGCAAACGGAACGGATAAAGGTCTGCCGGTCGGTCCCTTATCGCTCTTCCGCTCCGCGCGCGGCCCGGGCCGGCGCGCATAGATATACAGCGAGATACCTCACCTCCTAGAACGATCACCCTCGCTTTCTTATCACAGGTGGGCGTTGCCATGATCGCTTGTCATTTAACTGCTCGACCGTTCGTTTCCTCGCTGGAGCGCGATGCCCTCGACGAAAGTATCGTTAAGCGGTTCGCAGCTGATCAGTGGCACACGTCGGACACACCGCGCTCTCAACCGGTCTCGCTGACGTCCAACTAACCTAAAACTCGCTGGCGACTCTGGCAAGTACTCCGAGCTGTTCGAGTGACATCGGCCCGAGCCCCGGAGAAACTCGAAAGGGGTCGCGTCACTCGTTCAAACGAGGCCTATTCcgtctatttaaaaaatttaaaaagacgCCTCCCCCCACGTCCACGAAGACAATGCTCCGTAGCCTAGCGTATAAATATTGTCATTCTCGGTAAGTAATATACGTTCTCGATTCCGGTTCTGTTCTATTTTACGTACAATcgcgattttatgttttttaggAATAATCCAAAATTATAACGTTTTCGGTAtatcataataaatacattcaaCCATATACCACGgttttattatactatataagtgttttaaaattaatattccgaTTGCATACTGCAAATTGTACCTAATTCTTTTTTAGACgctgttatttttatcaatctgttcttattatttatttatgcctAAAAATATCAAGGGGTAAAATCGATCATCAGAACAGAGAAGCcagagtaaaatataaaatattttaaaaattgatttttagatggcattactttttatatacaaaaggtaattcaatataaatataaaacttaatacAAATGATCGAGGAATATTTGTGAATCaggaaaatatattgaattttcaaaCAACCGGTGGTATGCATGtttgaaaagatatatatattttaatttcatatatttgtatttaaaaaacttatatactcGAATTTAATGATCCCCAACACAATAATTGAACTTACATTAAGGTTTTACAATAAAGTAGTTAATCAACCAAcgttattataacaattacgGTGTGAGAATAGTATTGTACCATGTTCTTGCTATGAACACATAttgaaaatctaaaaatcttaattaatatagtaCATTCATTTTTCAATAAGGAATCCAAGATCAGGTTAttgtttatcatttttatcaagcccctagaaaaattcaaaatctgCAAAAACACTTATTGACTCAAATacaatatagatttttttaaaaaatgaaacagaaaaacagactaataaatatttaaaatatcttcaaaagataatattttgtcaAGCCATCAACaactttatttgatatatgaggcacttacttaaaaaatagtGCAGATTTTGTATGTGATTTTATAtgcagattttatataaaaatttctatcagatattattataaattagcaTAGTGCATTTTTGAATTTGTACTTATGTCActactttttccaaattaacAACTTGTATGAacactgattgtgagataaTATGGACGATTTGTGAAAGATGTGCGTATCAGCAATTAGTTCTATCGGATTCAAATTTATCAGATCTGCTTTCTTTGGAATTTCTGTATTAAAATTGAACTTTATACTAATTTTCTAACAAATGTATATACCAATAAATGTTTTCCAATTCTTGAAGACGTAAGAGAATAAAcggataaatatttaacaattagaCTAAactaattgtatttatatgaaattatacgtattaatttcatttaagtTGTATTCGTCGGCTCGGCGTATCCTTCATCACATAGCTTGTATCTTATTATGACTTTTTTGTGCCTCTTTGAATATAAACATATCTTggaataaacttttatacattttttttcttacatgatttaaataaatattgcaaaacgTATGGAGGAGATCGACAGTTCCGGTTGCGTCTTTCTTTGCATCATATACCTATTCTATTATAAGTCTACATTTGATCATAATTACATACTTGTTTCTTAGTTAATGTTCTATTGTGTTGTGTaacattttaaacaattatatacattctcataaatataaattattgtacacTAGATATTTATACTTACATATCTAGTAATATTGATACTTTGAGCAGTTCACCTATTAAGCAAAAGTGATTCTATTCTTATTGGACAATGCCCAAATAAGAAAagacacttttatttttctcctcATTGTGAATTTCGATGATATTCGCATCCTAAAACTTAAAGAGGCAGATAATTCTTATCAATTATACGATAAATCAAAGTTAACTTTTGTTAATCTCCCTGgctgaaaagaaaagaaagagcaaTTTGTCTTCTTTGGCAAATATCCTTTATGCCgcttttaacaattattttatttaaaatgagcTGTCGGTAAAAATTAGTATTGGCATCccttattacttatttttacaagtttacTGCGATAAAAGTTGGGCTTcactttatcaaaaatatgtatccATTGGGTTCAATCGGTCGTGATAAAGACCGAAGATATCTTATTATAACGTTATAATTCTGTACGTCTGtcattcttatatatatgtatgttttttcaattttcagttTGCTTTTGTCATGCTATAGTAAATTCTCATTAAACCTCCTTTGATGCAAGCAATTTTTCTGACGTGTCGCGatacaataattatcattaggTACAATAAATGCATTTAGGTAATAGGTAAATGTTTTCAAGATAGGACGATTTGGCTTTatgcattattttcattttggGATCCGACAGCAGTATAATTGTATCATGACGCATGAAAGATGCATGCATAAAAGAGACATTATAGAAAGGATTATCGATGCTAATACATTATTACTAACgctagattattttatttacatgatCGGCTAACGATTTATAAAATCAGGTAATACGTGCTCTTTTCCTTACACACAGGCCAAGTAAACGTAATGCCTAGGCACTGTTATAAAGCGcaatttctgcattttttcagatttaaaCCCATGTATTGACAAAGTCCTCTGAAAAAGGCAGAAGCACCTTAGTGAATACGTTACGGGGCTTGGGATGCCTTCTTCATTTTTCCTACGGATGAGGTATGAATTCAGATTCGTCAATGCGTATTTACGTCATACGCTAATGCTATCAATCAAGTATCAATGTTACACCATCATAAATTATAGTGATAATATCAATCTCCTTATTTGAttacgttttataaaaatcctcgagtatattaaattatatataacaatatataatttcgacTAATGGTGTAACATTGAGTATAAAAAACTTTCTTCGACACGACTCCTGCATTCGATTGATAGAATTCGAGAGAATTATACTAGCCGTTTCCGTCCAGtataacttataaatatttataaaatcgatCTCCCGCCCTCTAATTCTGCGTTTGTCGCGATGCTATTTCATGCGGTTGATGACCAGATCTGTCATAATGATCAGTGCCCTCTGATAAGGACTCTTAGCAAAGGACTGCGCGATTTTGCTTGCTTCTGCGCAGTGCTTTTTCGCCAAAAATCTGGTCTGTTCGAGACCGTTGGATTCGTGCACCAGTTCAAAAGCTCTCTCAACATCTCCAGGCTCTTGGAAACGGCGCATTATCATCACATTTAATTCTGGATACTGTAACAGCCGAAGTAACAATACTGATTAGGATCGTGTCTATGAAAAAGGCTTACATCGTAATACtactaataaaaagatttctcGGTTGTATCACGATTCATCGAATGTTTCGCATTCGCATACTAACCCGTTCGCAAGCAAAGAGTACCGGGGCTGTGGCTAGTCCGAGTCTGAGGTCAGCGGCTGTGGGCTTGCCCATAGCCGTTGAAGAAGCCACAAAATCCAGAAGATCGTCTACCAACTGGAAAGCCAGGCCAACATTCCTGCCATATTGATAGGCCATCTCTATCGTGCGGTCATCGACTTCGGAAAGAATGGCGGCCTAAGATAGTAATCAACAATCATTTACAGGtttcaaagaaataatagACGGCGACTTTGTACGGGCGATTAATGTAGACTCACCGCTTTAACGCAATTGGCAATTAAGCTCGCTGTTTTTCGATATGTCTTCGTAAGATAGTGCGCGAACCTCTCGTTTTCCGTTTCTTTGGAACCAAGCTGCATAAATTCGCCTTGCACCAAGTCAGAGACAATCTACAAAGCGCAACGTATATTAACTAAATGCTCTATTTAACATGCTATTATGTTTAAATTGTCTTCTTTATATTGTCTTAATTTGTCAATTGTGTCTTTATTTTGAGATAGCATAAAACcataaaaacttaaataacattataataattacatcgCGAGTCagttaaagatattaaattctcGTTAAGGATCGATTACAAATTGAAAATTCTACAATTAAAGTTCCAATTCCGTCGTCAAACGGAAACAAtagatttgaaaaattgagTTGAGCacaatcaaataatttacCTGACTAATGGTAATGGTCACATCGTCATTTTGGATTCTGGAGAGCATCATGCAGGCGACTGATAAGATGTAATTTCCTGCCATAGCCACCTAAGAACAAAATAATCACTTAAGAAAGACTCTGTCGTCTTATCAGATAAGAATAGCAATTAGTTTCCGAATTGTATTGTATTCTGCTTGATCGTGGTCATAGTTTCGTCGTTTCATACAATAGTGTTATAGCATAGGAATAATGATGCAAAACAGCCTTAATTCAGCCGTGATaccgatttttatttcacatcaAGATAGTGACAATTTGCAtgctatacatttttttaatttctgcgtCACGTGTTTACGTACGTGAAATATCTTTGAGTGtcaaaattatgtaacattttcCGCAATTTGATATATTACAGAGCAAGCACACACAGAGTCATTACATTGtcttcaattttataacgACTAAATCATGTTAACACTTTCTGCCGATGTCTAAACACACGAAGAGCGACGCGAAATTTTGATTTGACGAAACCGCTTCGCGCCGTTGCTCATTATGTTAATTTGCCGTCAACAAAATTGACGCAAGTTCTCCGCGATTATAATCTGAGTTTCCTTTCACTGGACATTCTTCAAATCGGCGCCAAATACCTTCGAGAAGGCGTTACGTGACTTGGATTCGCGCGTGTTCAATTCTgtatctaatttctttttaatttcaactttAAGAGAAGttcatcttttatattattatatattatccaGTATGACGATAAATTCTTCTGCGTTTCAAGACTGCGAATAGTAATCGACGCGTGGCTCAAGAGtttaaagacaaaatataaaatccgcAATAATTACGGTagttaacaaatttttattttgtttttgctCAGTCAATaagtacaataaatatttaaagatccGGGTCCACACGTACATACATTTGAAGGAACAAAATATCCACCacatcttatttaattttttcttaagtataaaataattgtcatattaaagtaaaaattgaaatatatttaaaacatcttaGACTATATTGACAATACAAATGAATGATGACTAGTAGAATTATGGAGGCTTATCAGTGTGGAGATTTGTTATTAAGAATGGTGGAACGAAAACATGATGGGTGATTATTGCTGGTATTTTCTAAGAGAAACAGACCCAATAGCTTACACAAGAGACAAAAGATCatacaaaacatttgtaatatcttttaaattataaataaggcaaacataaaatattgcattctttaacttttatatactGTTACTTCTTTTCCTGAAATTTtggcattttattatttattgcaaaactTCGAAATTCCAATAGAGGCATCTGTAGATGTGTAGGAATTTTTTGATTGGTATATTCGTATTCAGAACAACAAAAACAATaggaaacaattttttgattgATCATGAACAAAAACACTGTAGTATTATTATTGAGCATAAGATTTCGCCCAATGaccaaaaatatcaatatttatttattctaagcGATATTACGTACGTATCGGTCGCTATTTACCATATTAAAAcgatatatcttatttaactTGTAGCCTGTAAAAGCATTCAGACGCGCATGATATGCCGATGGAAAGCTATCGAGATTCAAGTCGATATAATGTTAGAAATTTAACATCGCACGATAGATCGGATACACAATGTCGAATGTAAGTTTCATTAAGTGTATACCGCGCATTCAGTTGCGATCTATCACTCTGCGGTCAGTGGATCCGTTGATGGGAAAATTGTTGATGAACACATCGTTTATAACGAGCGACGCGCCGAAACCGCAACATCTCGACGACTCTTAATAACCGTGGCTTCTTATGTCGCACGTTGATTTCTAAATTTCCTCACACATCGAGTTCTAAAATTAAGATACATTGTCGcgctttctatctttttttttcctgtcCAACTCTAACTTATCTTCGTGAAACGCCTGAAACGTTTCTGCATTCTATTTCAAACTTATGAAGCTATCGTTTTATACGATAAATACCTTCGAAAAGTACGACACTGTAAAACGTTttacagaatatttatatttcattgttGAGTAAAGAACATGATTTTatccaatatatttttttacgtatataaaCTCATTATTTACTTGACTGTTAATTACTCAAAGACCTATAAATTTGCGGTTgggaaacatttatttcgaaCACAGAAAAAGTCCGTAAGGAAAGAAAGAGGCGCAAAAAGCTTCCGGACATCCTTTTCATCTTGGACAATGTTTCGTTCGGGTAGAGCGACTGACGGAAGATCATTTCGTGCGACAATGGCTAAGTCGATGAGTGACTTAACGGACGGCTCGTAATTTCGAGTTTCACATCCGGCAACGGCGATGCGCCGCCTTATTTTCACGCATCTTAGCCGCGATAACCGAAAGAACGTACGCCTGGTAGGGTTTTCCCTCCAGGAATAGCGCGCGCTGCGTGTACCGGCGACACTTTCTTGCAATTACACGACTAGGCGACGGGTTCCGCTAAACAAACATGAATTAACGCTGAAAGCAGCGGTCCACCTGCGGGACTCATTAATTCCGGCTAATGCTATCTCCGGGAAACAATTTACGATCGTGTCTCAGGACGACGCTGTTGCAGAACACTCATCGCGGTAAGGTTTTAACGAGAATCGAAGGCCAGCAACCAGCAACGCGCACTTCAAGTGGCGTGACTTACCGATCACGCTATAAACTATATcgaatatataaacaaatggaaaacaaaaatacatcTAATATTACTCTCCTAAGTTTCAttacgatatttaatattactcttGATGTAATCTGCAATGCCAGACGAAAAAGATCGTGCTCGTCTCCTACTTTATTTCAGATGTATTCCGATTTGCAGTGATTATTTTCGAATTTCACACCTGACTCAATGGCTTACATCCGAGCCACCTTCATCACGCAATCCTGTAACTCGTAGGTGTGACgcgaagataattattatatatactgcAGCAGGAGTTCTCACGATTAGCGGTACGTTAATGCGAGAGGCTGTTACACAATTCACCGGTTCAACATCTGCGCTGTCCTCGCAGCCGATGCACCGAAGAAACAACGTCGGGACAACTTTCGTGACCATCGGTTGATGGGCTTTCCATTTCTCTGAACGGCGCTAATTCCATCACGCGCGTCAAGGTTGTAACACTTTTGAAGCTTCCTCGTAATATTTGCACGTGCTATTCATCAGGACCCATCATACGAATTGCAACGCGCCGCATTGtatgtttacatttattaatttttactccGCCTGACTTGATTCTCACGGCTGTATTATCTCAATGCCTCGTCTCTAATAATGTCGCCAATTAGACAATTAgaagaaataacaataacgtgtttattcttttaagtCCTTGACTTTTATATAAGACTTTTATATAAGACTTTTTTATCGCAAAACTAACACCTGACTCGCGTCTCATCGATTATGCATTTGCGATCTAAGGAATAAAATTCAAGGAGTGTCTGATAATCTTTAGAAATATAGTTTGGCTTTAGAGTCACAGATAGTTATAAGCTTGTCATTGCGTTTCACAACGGCAGCTTACGACTGCGATTCGCGTTATCGCGCGACACATATCTACAATATGCGAACATACAACAGTGTCGAGTTAGTGACATTAAAGCgacaaattttattgcaaaattgcaatgtCGCAAGATCGATATAAGCGGAAAAATGAGAGGTGATGCTTCCGTGCGACACTGTTTATAGAATGTTTATGTTCTTTTAATTAACGCTGTATGTACAATGTATTAATGTTGTATTGCTTAACTTAAAGTTCAACGAGTAAACTTTATTCCGAGAATGCTTGTTTTAAGATTTAaagttcaaattttttaactaaaaatcgATCAAAACGAAACCAAACGGGAACTGAGCGTTTTGTCGATTATTCCTTTCACGTTGatcttttaaattgttatacattaatatcattataaatatgttatatgaTTACGTATTCTATGGAATGATTGATGTCTTCGAGAATTTAGAGCATCGgcagtttaaaattttttaattccgaAATCGCTAACACTCCAGacaaataaacaaaatgttcatgagaaggaaaggagagagaaagaaaaagtaacGATCACTGATCAATAGGTTCGCACGTTCTTGACCTAGCGCAGTCCCATCGCGCTTTCATTTCACTCACCAGCGGCATATACTACGCACTTGTGTAATTAATGTCGATGGTAATTGCAACTCAATCATTCGCGACGCTGATCGAAAGCTAATTAATAAGCGCTAGAAAATGTCTCTCGCAGCCAGTAATGGAAAAGCGCGAATGAAATTCGAGCGATTGCGAAAGTATACACGCCGCATGTTAATCGTGCGTTTGAGAGTTGAGTTTTTCGATCGTGTCGCACGCGTCGCGCGCCCACCGTCGCGTTCCAACTGTCGATTTCTAATACATGTAACTTCAGCGTGCCAGCCTGACTCGCGAACAGTAGCCGCTTTCGAAATAGTTTTACATCGTTTAGTACCCTACGGATAGCACTTGATCAATTTTCCTatcgcgccgccgccgcgccggtaccACCGAATTTTCCACATTTACAACGGACACACGCGCGAGCCAAGATCCGCTTCCGGTTCCCAATCTAGAAAGCAAAAGCCGGCGCTTGGTCATGAATCGCATTAGCCTCTTTCTTCCCTCGCTATTTTAGAGAGAGAGTTTGAGTTTCCATCGCCGTCGCACCGCTAACCATCGCGTAATAGTCACTTTCGATGATTTTTTgatgcgaaataatttttcatattttttttacatatatttatatacttaaatatatattattagattttgtattttcaatattttatattaacgaaACGAGAAGAGATACCAATTCCGAGAAATCGATAAATGTGCCGTGTAGAGAGCCACGTCGAtcatttttggaaatcggAAAATGGGTTATAGCTTACCTTCTTTTGACTCCAGACAGCATTGACTGAAGGTTTGCCACGACGGATGTCTGACTGGTCGATCACATCGTCGTGCAATAAAGAAGCGCTATGAACCATCTCGGAGATCATCGCTACTTGTCGTTGCGACTGCGAGAGATCGctgaaaaaaatctctttgtTGTAAAACAAATCATTTATCTATCGTGGTTGCCAACATGCgtaaatattacattcaattattaataataaatttttcgtatacattttacatagcGATAAAAACTTGCAAACCAAGTTTGTCGTTTAATAATTGTCAAAGCAATGTCTTTAAAATCCTAGgtttttgaaacaattttttcgaatatttcttaaatcgATCAAAAGTCTGTAATTTATAAGACCCAATTCATACAGGTCGAAGTTATTGAATTAAGAATGAAAGTATAtgtgcgtttatttttttaattttccgataaattttaaaatcttctaAAGTAGCGCCTAGAATTTTCAACGAGACATCACTTCAGCATAAATTCAGCCTAGGAAATTATTCTGTttaagaagataaaatatctGTTTCAGCCTGATAATTTCCGCGCCTTTAATATAGACTTTGACAAATCATTAACTTGATTCGCTTTCACTCAGGGGGGAAGGAGGGGGTATCCCTGAGATATCTCTCAGGTATCTCTCAAGTAATAATCGATACATAATAGAATCCTGTCTATGACAGAATCACGCCTAAAGTCTAGTACGTTACGACGCGCGTTAACGCGCT is a window of Temnothorax longispinosus isolate EJ_2023e chromosome 1, Tlon_JGU_v1, whole genome shotgun sequence DNA encoding:
- the LOC139810292 gene encoding uncharacterized protein — translated: MATPTCDKKARVIVLGGCGFIGRNLVEYLLDNDLVSYVRVVDKVPPQTAWLNAKHQRVFEHPLLEFKSANLINIVSCQNAFSSDEPIDYVFNCAGETKSGLTDPVYKEGIYKLSLNCAQQAAKIGALRYVEISSGNLSTSDKTPHKEDDAGEPWTFVSKYKLQVEHELKNIPDLKYTILRPAIVYGCGDRNGLAPRLVVGAVYKHLGEMMKLLWGPDLHMNTVHVRDVARAIWHVANRPETIGQTYNLVDEGDSTQGSISAIVSELFNINHDYWGTALSTLAKTDMSSVVEEVNDKHMTPWAEVCRKDGVENSPLSPYIDQELLYNKHLYLQPGKLSNTTGFTYLYPKLTKDALTEVLNDYVSMRIFPHSLVL
- the Qless gene encoding all trans-polyprenyl-diphosphate synthase PDSS1 is translated as MACIGSSRLCARVERLCQYGHFAQLRRRVSTTACVKSRPATTRATGGALLQPCQQNKTNTRDSRIGLARATSTMQTQMPGSLPDYQIDPYRLVEDDIKDLFDEIQLELINNTSQEELQPISTYYFDGQGKAVRPMFTILMARAINYHKGRNDLSQSQRQVAMISEMVHSASLLHDDVIDQSDIRRGKPSVNAVWSQKKVAMAGNYILSVACMMLSRIQNDDVTITISQIVSDLVQGEFMQLGSKETENERFAHYLTKTYRKTASLIANCVKAAAILSEVDDRTIEMAYQYGRNVGLAFQLVDDLLDFVASSTAMGKPTAADLRLGLATAPVLFACERYPELNVMIMRRFQEPGDVERAFELVHESNGLEQTRFLAKKHCAEASKIAQSFAKSPYQRALIIMTDLVINRMK